The window atttgataatatgtaaaatagaaattaagtatgtCACGGAGGATCGAATACTTGATTAGAAAAAGTTTtaattggatgttaggcaaggtaAAGTCTAAAACTTGAGGGTTAAGCAAGTGAAAGTACAATAGAAAGATTAGCTACAGGGAAATCTAAATAGGTCAAGAAAGATTGGCTACTTGGCTCTAATTGGAAGCTAGGCAAGATggaagtctactaagtgactagttcTAATTGATACTCAACAAAAGAAAGTCTAAGTAGATCGAGGAGAATcacacgttggcaaaggaaagctTTAACTATAGTTAGATATGGTAAAATCCTAACCGAGGTTAGGAAGAgtggaagtctactgagtgactagtcctaattgaAGGTTATCCAAATGAGTCAAGGAGGACTACACTTGGTGATTAAAAGATTAACAAAAAGTTGGCacgagatggaaagtccaagtagatcaagggttaACCGGACACATGGTGAGGAAGCCCTGGTAAGTTAAGGTTAATCGATGTTAGGCAACGAGAAGttccaacaagtcaaggttgaccggatgttgggcaaGAGAGTTAAGATTAggcaatcgattagggtaattgaTTGGTCCCAAGACTAATCAATTGAGTTGATTGCCCGATCGATCGAAGATCATTCGTGCAAGCATGGAAAGGTGTTGACTCGATTCAACCCTTTCCAATCAATTGGGTCAATCTATTGGAGGTCATTCGTGCAAGCACAAAAAGGTATTGAATCTATTGTATAATTGATTCAACtctttccaatcgattggagtgttATTTTTGTAAAGTGGTCGATTCAACCCTTTTTAATCGATTGAGATAATCAATTGGAGTGTGATTTTCGTAAGGGATGTTCATGAAGAGGATGAATCGGAGTTTGCCCAATCAATTGGTAAAAGTTCATGAGCAAATAGTAGGCTtagcttctgaatcgattggtcaatcgattagagGTTTTTTAATCGATTGGTATGACCGACCAATCTATTTGATGTTCGAAAAAGAGTCATTTTGTAAATTGAATTGTCAAATGATGACCTAACGATTGGGAGGCGAAAAACGGTTTGAATAGCTTCGATATAAAGGGGAGCTCGTCTAGAGTTTTCGTCATCAACTCTTAGATAATTTAGAGTGAAGTGATGTTGTATTTCTAAGTTAACAAGAGGTTAAATCAAAACAAGAAAGTGCAAGTAAAGAAAGGTCTCTTgttgtaattattttttatttcttttataaccTAGTTTATATTTCTTGTATTTTAGCTTTTGCGAGATTGTTTCGCTTCCGAATTATTTTCGAGGAGTATGTTCATAGTGGaattgtttgtataatataaatcattagattagtcacctcaataATATAGAGACcaagtaatatatatataacggTGACATGTATAAAGATGAATACATAAATAATGATTATAgacaataaattttaaatataaaaaataaatttaaatcaagagatttataaataatgaatattaataataaaattggttaataaaagaaaaataaatttgatgttatCATAAATATGAGTGTAGGCTAATAAGAAAAATAGTCAATTCTTAAATATTCTCGGCCAGCGTAAAATATCTCCCGGGTCACTGTAGTGTAACAAAATATCTCCTCTTATTTAGGTGGGACAGCAAACACCATCTATATCTCCTATTATTTAGACGGGACAGCAAACACCATCTTGGATATCATCTTTCGCTTTAGGTGACGTATATTAACGTACTCCGCTAGGACAGCAAACACCCTCCGATGGAAGGCAGCCGACACTGACGCGTCGTTGACGTCACTGACTATGGCACGGCTACGTGTGCCGGTCACATTTCGAATTTGAGCTGAGAGAATCGCTTACAACCGCCATGACGTCGGATTTGCTTGTTGGGACGCCATCCACGCGTCCTTCCAGCTGCTATATAAGCGGCCCCTCTCCCCCTTCCATTTCCGTGCCTCGATTCCCGATTTGACGGTCTTAGATCGGTTGGTAAAAGGAGAAAGAATACATGAGAAAGCAAGGATCGATCACTTCAGATCGATCCACGCTTATGGCCCCTGAATCGCCTTCGTCCTCCTccgcttcctcttcctcttccagcGGCGGTGAGGGCGCCGGAGTGATGCAGCGGATGGTGGCGGAGAATCCGGTGGTGGTGGTGGGGCGGAGGGGATGCTGCATGTGCTACGTGGCGAGGCGGCTGCTGCTAGGGCTAGGGGTCAACCCCGCGGTGTGCGAGTTCGAAGAGACGGCGGCGGAAGCGGACCGGGTGGTGGACGTCGAAGTCCCAGGCGGGGATCTCCGGCGACCGATGACGCTCCCAGCGGTGTTCGTGGGCGGAAGACTTCTGGGTGGGCTCGATCGCCTCGTCGCTGTCCACATCACCGGCGAGCTCGTGCCCATCTTGAAGGAGGCCGGCGCTCTTTGGCTGTAATGACCATTTCGCCCCTCTTggatatttatataaaaaataaaattccgaATTACAATTCAATTGTAGCACAAGATGATTTGGAAACTAACAGAATTCAAATATTGACGAATATTTAAAACTGAACACttgaataatcaaaataaaaaatatgcatCCGAAATTTCGATGGATTTCCGTTGACTTCTACGACAGTAGTGTCTGGCCAAGCATCGACTCCAGAGTCAACTCGACGGGTCGTCGTTAGTCAGCAGTGTAAAGGTAAAGCATCCAGCGAGAGGACGAGCAGAAAACACGAGCAGGCAAAGGCAGAAGACCGACATCCATCAGCAGCTTCTTCAATCAGCTCGCCGTAGTCAAAAAATTTGTCTGAAAAAGATCGAAATTTGCACGAAAGTCAAACAAAATGCCAATATACTTCGACTTCATGATGCACGATACGTACTGCATGACATCATCGGTTGCAATCCGCATAAGTTTCCTGCAACTCATCACTGAATTTAATATGACAGGAAACTTCAACAAAGGAAAACGCTTGATAAAGAATATGGTACAGGCATATGCACCAACCAAAAGATAGAGCTTTTGTATTGTACTCATTTGATGCTCAATTTTGTTTGCACTTCAACCTTAACATCGATCCTTCAAACGCATCAGGCCCAGCTTTCAGGTACAGAAGTTTTCTGGGTGAGATCATTCATGGCAATGGCAGGGTTGTGAGATTAAGTGGAAAAAACTTTTACCCTTCGCCAAACTTTGACTACCTTGAATAATATAAATCAGTGTCCTAATTTCGCAACTATCCTAACACTGAATGTACCAATTCCATCTTACAGGTGGGTGGAAAAATTTTTCTTCAAAGTGAAAGAAGAAGAGTAGCATATCAAGATGCGAAGTATTTCTTTTGGAATTTGCTTCtgattctgattctgattcaaaGGGTGTCAATCCATGAATCGAAATCATCTAGGGGCTTGGAACCTGAAGATGGTCCATGAGGGAGGCGAGGCTTTTGGTTCTTCACAAAAATAGAAGTCTCCCCAAGCAAATCATCAATGTTGTCATCGAGTGTAAGTTTCGCACCTGTTCTCAAGGAATTAGCCCCTCCGTCTAATGTAGCACCAAGAACATGAGAAGGACGATTACTAATGAGGACTGATCCCTGCTTGGTTGTGCTTGCTTGAGTTTTCTGTTCCTGGACGAAGGATGATGTTGTGGCAAGCAAACTATCCATGGTATCGTCAATTGGACTTGTGGTTGCATTTCTTGAAGAACCAGGTTCATCTACAGAAGCATTAGAAAGCTTGGTTTTGCTCAGTGAGTCAAGAAGCATGTCAAGGTCTGCTTCTGCTGCTGCCACCTCAAACTTGGAGGTAGTGATCTCTGCTGGGTTTGAAGCAGCAAACATGCTAGAGTCTGAATTGTGCGTCTGAGTTTCTTTTGACGTCCATCCTTTACTAGAATGAAGCTCTGTAGCGTTTCCTGCTGATATTTGAGGTTGATAATTATCGAATAAAGCTGTTTTATCCACATCGGCAGAGGCTGACTGAGCAAAGTCCTTTTTAAATTCTCTTGCTACCAGATTTTCCAATTGCTCGGACATCTTTTTCTCTATCAATTCGCCAACACACTGTTAGCAGTAAAAGATCCAATATTCAATTAAGGTTTGACGTCTAATCAGACCAAGGAATAACATACAAAAACCAAACAATGGAAAACTGAAATGATTAACTTTCGGCAAAAATTCAACCTCAGATTCAAGTATGTTCTTTAGAGCAAACTTGTAAGAAATTacctaataaataaaaaataagtattatatGGTTGTAGAACCCCTTCAAATATGAGAGATTctataaaaaaaatctccttctaGAAGGATTAGTCCTTGTGATTGTAATAGCGAAATACTTACAGATTAAGTTTTGGTGTGGTGTCTTGATAAATGTTAACATAACCACATAATTTTGCTAGTGTTAAATTACACTCATGATACTTACATGATTTATGCTACCTATAGATCCATACATATAATGTATTTGATAGCATACATCAAGCAAACTTGTATATGGTTCATAGAAGGTTCCTATAAAAGGGTATCTGCCCGTGATTTACCTATCTATATCTTGCCAGGGGCGGCGATATTAGGCAGGGTGAGCGATTTCACCTTTTGCTTCAATAAAAGGTGCCTATAGATATAGACTGATTTTAAAAACTGGGCCTTCTTTTTACACAGAATTGTCCTCTAAAATTTACCAATTGGACGGTTATACGGTCTGATTAAGCAACATATATCACTCGTCCACAACCTAAGGCCATCTTTGATATGAAATTTTTTTCCCAACCCTTGAGCTAttatatatttcaaaaaaaagTAGCCCGGTGCACAAAACTCCCCCCAATGCGGGATCCCGATGAAGGGTCCTGgactttgcaagaggttgttttcgaACTCTTGAGCtattataaaaaggaaaaagtttttttttagaaaaaaggtgCTTGGGGATCTGAATTCAAGGGACTCAATGAGATTTGTAATCCCATTAGGAGTGGGTAATCAAACCAACAAAAGGTAACATGTTCCAAGAAATCCTATGAATACTTCCAGTACCAATATCTTTGCAAGGATTTACAAGTTGGATAACAAATGAGGCATGAACTTCAAGACTCATACAACAATAACCCTTTCTTTGACTGCTCGTGTGGACATATGATTAGATATCTGTATTATGAAGCAACAGAGGAATGTTATTTATTTGCCTCCTTGATTTTTTCATGAAAACTTGAAGGCAGCAGAACCAATAAGAATTCAATGTATAGTTTAAGTGGAATCCACAACAACTAAATTCTAATATATAATTTACCAAATACAACCAAACTTACCATTTATTACCTATAATCTGGAATACTTACATCCAATActcaaaaaaaaatatgataaccaCCTAGAGTACAATTTCTCAAATGGCAATTTGTATCATTCCTATATCATCAATAACCATCCATATAAATGATTATTGCAATTTCTCAAAGAAAAGAATGACCAAAAGTAAGGAATAGAAGCAACATAGACTATAACAAATAAATGAAAGCAAAGTTTACCTGTTCTTCAGGGAATAAATCAGCTTCAAGGAAAAGGCGATCTGACAGCTTCAATTTAGATAATTGTGCATCGATTGCATGCAAATCAATTGATAAAAAAGGTACCTGACATGTGATTTAAGTTAATGCAATAGTAATTACAGAATTACACTTGGAATCGTCCAGAAAGATATGGATgctataaataaaaattatgtcAAGAAGGTTAAGCAGCTTCTTATTAAGTCAGGCAGAATGCTATAAAAAATAACTATTCAAAGTTAAGATAACAAGAATGCACTATTCGAATTATAGTATCCATAATTATAGTTTGATTGATAATACCTAGTAGAAAAAGAGGTACTACAGAAGCTACAGCAACTGTAGTTTCATTGAACCATTGTGAAACACAATATGTACAAAAAATGCATTCTCTTCCAAAGGTCGCATAAATTTGAAATAGCACTTAATACCTCAGAACTAATTGAGGAGTCCTCAGAATCGTCAATGATGAAATTATCATCGTTGTACAAAGATAGACGGCCCTCTCCTCTAACAGATAGAATAGAGCTCAGCCCCTGCCATAAACCTGTACACAAAATGTGATAAACATTATATGACTTCTACAAAGACTATTCTGAGTAGAAAAGGATGAGAAAATATAATGACAAAGAGACACCCAATTTAAGACTTTTCCAAGTTAAATATTAGGAGAGGAGCTGGCACTTTATACTTTTAAACAATGATGGTCACCGTAAGGAGCTTTGGCAAATGGTCTTTAATAACTTTCACTTCAGAACTGAGAGACATTATAAGACTTCTAAGTAGACATTTAATAACATTTAAGAGACACCCAATTCAAGGTTTTTCCGAGTATAAAATATTAGAGAGCTTCTGGCATTTAAACTTTATAAACAATGATGCACTATGACAAACTTTTGCAAATGGCCTTTAATAACTTCCACTTCAATCCATTTTGTCTTCCACTTCTACAAAGACTATTCCGTAACCTATGGTGTTACGGAGTATTCAAATAGTTGATAGATTTTTCCATGACTGTAGAACTACAATGATTGTTAAGATGAAATCATGTCAATGCCTGTCTTAATATTAACAAGTAAATAATGTGTCTAGAGTTCAGCCATTTAGACCTATCTTGTCTATAATTCTTACCTATTCTTATAGTTATTTCACAAGTAAATACTAGATTCTAGAGAATGGAAGAATCTCAATATGCCAATTAAAAGTGTATTGGAACCATCTAAgactaagagcatccacatcaattaACCTAAACTACAcgtttaccttaaattttacattttgcattaaaAAAACATCCGCATCAAGTACCCtattcattccctaaatatacattttatgaatagtagttatttaaatttagggaatggattccattccctaaacattaaaatactatttctctctcctccctctaataataaaaaatttctctctccttcctctaataataaaaaatttctctctcctctatctctttcctccatctaataataaaaaatatgaaggaaagagaaaaaataataaaaaaataaatatatggtaAATTATAGGGAAGCTGATGTATCATATAGTGAAAaatggatatctaaatttaataaagtagttcttttatcctaaattttatattttggatGAGGATACTGATGTGGATGGTCTAAGGCTCTTACTTAAGCAGTCTATGTCCTATATGGAGAGGAAATAATGTTATCAATACATAATGCTGACTTAATGAGTTTATATAGAAAATCAAGCCAATTACCTCAAGGTCCATCCACAAATCAGTGTACACACTAAACTACATGGTTATAGGAAGGCAGATCTGACCGCAACAATACATCAAGCTACTTCATCAATTTAAGTAAATAGGGGCTATGACTATAGGCATATGTTAGCAAGCAAACTCTAAAGTACAGTTTTCCATGGTCCAAGTTGCTTAGAAAACTTGGGGGAGAGGCAGAAACCCCGATACCCGGAAAGAGAGTAAAAGATCGTTACCAAGGGGAAACTCCTCTGAGGATGAGGGTAATGGGAGGCCAAGGCCAGCAAGTTTGTCACGCTCCTGCTGCTGCGAACGTGCCTGTTCCAGTAAGTATCCAAAGTCGGCGCCTTTGCTCTTTGGCGCGACCTCTGTGGCGGAAGGATTCCCAACACTCTCCACCACTTCGTCCTCGTCGTCGTAACGGTCCCAATTCGATGGGAGGCTGGGCCGGCGGGTTCTCTTTAGCTCCCCGTCTCCTCCTCCGGCGGACTGCTCGAGTTTCTTTTCCTTGCTTTGCTTCTTCCTTTGAGCGATAGCAGAGGGCGAAGGGTGGCTCGCTCGGCCGTGCTGCGTATGAGATCGCTTCGACTTGGCCGAGGCTTTCGGATCCATCTCCCCCTCCTCCGATTTTCCTCTAGCCGTTCCTTTCTCCGATCCTCCTCTGGCTACAGCAGAACGAGGCTTGCCCTTTGCTTGAACCGACAAGGGTTTCTTCTCGGAGATGGAATACCACAGTACAGGCTTCGTTCGGAAAAATAAATCCATTTGGCCCTCTAATTTAACAAATATTCACAGCGAGGCAACTATCTCTTTAAAATgactttttaaattattttctaagtatatattatttaataattttatggtAACAAAAAGGTTGAATTCACAATCTAATGGCTCCGCACGATTGACTCTGTACGATCGGTCGCAAGGCCTCGAGGCCTCAAGATCATCTATGAAATAATAAATCGGAAAAATATAATTGATCGATGTTGATCCAATGATAAGATGAGGCACATCTGATAGGAGGTTAAAGTAGTTAACGTCCTAGGCAGATATTCGATCGGGTGAACTACCTTCCCGATCAGTAGGAAGAACAACCGGTAcgacacttcgacagctcggttagacatcgagcttccgacgctcataaagctcaaaacaagGAGGGGTGAAGGCCGAGCGGCCTCCTTGCTCGGCTAATCAGTGGACGCAACCTCGACTCGACAGACAGGGCTCCCTCGCTCGGCAGGGCGGAGCCGAGTAGCAGGTCATCGGCCGAGTGGACTCTCGGCCCGGCCATTGTATCACCCAGACGATAAACTGGCCGAATGACTCCCCCTCTCAGCCTAATAACATACAAAAAGGGTGGTTGGtgatatcttcctagggaccagtgtCATCGACGGGCTGCATGGTTGACGGCATGGTCGGGCAGAAAATCGTACGGGGAAAACTTCCACTGTCATGTTAGGGATATGCTCGGGCTATTcgagtatggcgtcagacacgcttttctggcATGTCCTTTCCAGGTATACTTTGAGAAGAGCACAcatcttgggaagcatgcacactCCTTCTGGTAGCACTATATAAGGACACCCAGGCTTCGACGGAGATAGGTTCACTACggtagctacagttacgctgctgctcctttcttctctacttcGTTCGTTTGCCGCCggtagctgacttgagcgtcggagggccatcgcccgGGGAACCCTTCCCCGGCTCGggactaacgacttgtggttgcagactTAGCTCGTTGGAGGTCCATGTCATCTTCAGTCGACGTCCAGTCAGTGTGAGCGCCACCTCCCTAGCGCTCGTCGACTCactctcggacatgatcaaatttggtgtcgtctgtgggaacgcacctgactCCGAGCCGAGGAGATGGAGAAAGCTGGACGTCTCCATACCGTGACGCTCACCccagaggagctcgacgcgctCATTCAAGTACGAGCGGTAAAGATAGCCGAGCAGCAGCGGCAAAAGGCACTAGCCGACCGGCTGgtgcaacaagcgacgtcagccTCGAGAGGTCGAGCGGCGTACGAAGATCGACCGGAGCAACTCTCCATATGGGGACAGAACAAGATGCCGACCAACACTCCAAGAGAGGTTCCACCAGCGCCCATTCCGTTTCACCGGATATTATTTCAAACGCCCTCAAAGATTGCTCAGGCCAATCAGGACAGGGGCTCTTCTTCAGATGAGGCCCCCGTTCGGGATGCAAGAAAGGGCAAAGCAGCCCGAGTTGATTATTCGctcgagcggatcaaccgacaattCTCCGAGGCCATTCTGCAAGATCTGTTGCCGAGGCACTACGCTCCCTTGGCGATCGGAGAATATAACGGGTCGACCAACCCGGatgaccatctcggtaagttcgataacgccaCTGCCCTTCATCGGTACACAGAGGGAGTCAAGTGCCGAGttttcctcaccactctctctgGCTCTGTGCAACGATGGTTTCGAAGGTTGCCGAACGAGTTGATTAGAAGctttaaagacttccgaacggcattccttcaccacttcgcgagcagcagacgctatcagaaaacaagcgtcagcctgttctccatgaagcaggCCAGAGGgagactctccgagcctacatccagcacTTCACCAGGTTgcgatggatatcccctcggtctcgtccgagaccataATGAATGCGTTCAAGCAAGGGCTCGTGGACTGAGAATTCTTCCGGTCACTCGTCAGGAAGCCTCCCCGTgattacgaccacatgctgaagaaggccaacgagtacatcaatgtagaggaagctcaggcagcaagaaggaaggaggcacTGTCCGAGCCGCCCTCGGCGACCGAACGAAGGTCGTCGATCAGCCATCAACCTCCGAGAGGACCCCGAGCCGAAGGAGTACGCCCACATCAGGAAGCAAGGCCACACGCTGTCCAACATAATGCCGCTAAGCTGCCAAGACCCAagaggaaggtatggacccctttgttctgctcattccatcaGTCCGCAACTCACAACACTCGCAATTGTCGCGGATTCAACTCGGTCGCCCAACCGGTGCTTAAGAGTTATAATCGTCGGTCCCCCTCTCCTGACCGGCGGCACGAGCACCATCGTTCCGTCCGTCGAGAGGAACAAGAAGATCCCCGCAGCCACCTCGTCAGACAAGCACCGATCCGACCAGAGCCACACGCGACCGAAGCAGGTCGTCCACTTGTGAGgcagaaaatagaagtaacaccgcacggggcgaaatcaacatcatcgctggtgggCAACCAGCGGGGACTCCAACCGGGCCCGAAAGTCTTATGCTCGACGGTTGGAGATCCATGCTGTAGGTTGCAGCAGGGAAAAGGTGAGCGGACcagagatcagcttcggccccagtGATCTTAAAGGAGTTGAAGTGTCGCACGACGACGCTCTCATTATCCGAGCAGTAATCGCCAACTATACCATTCATCATGTTTTCGTTGATACTGGCAGCtttgtcaacatcatcttcaaaaaaGCGTTTGATCAACTCCAAATCGATTGCGGAGAGCTGCTGCCGACGACAACCCCACTGTACGGGTTCACCGGCAATGAGGTCCAACCGATCGGCCAAATCAAGTTGGCCATATCACTTGAGGAGGAGTCGCTCAGAAGGataaggaccacaaacttcattgtggtaaaCGCGCCCTTTGTTTACAATGTCATCCTGGGTCGACCGGCTCTCAATGAATTTCGAGTGATCGTCTCGATCTtctgccagaaaatcaagttcccagtggaGGATCGGGTCGGAGAAGTAAGAGGAGATCAGTTGGTCTCTCGGTGTTGCTACGTCAAAATGGTCAGGACAGAAGCAaagtccgctcggaagacgccccggCTGGAAGTAAGTGTCATAACCGAGAAGCctcctttagtttatgaagaaaaggaggaagtacaaaTACATCCGAGTCGAGCAGAAGCAACGAACTTCATAGCGTCTGACCTGGAAGCTGAGCAGAAGGTTTAGCTGATTAGATCTCTTCGacagaatcatgatgtctttgcatggtcaacgcatgagctgcccaGCATTTCCCCAAGTGTCGCGTAGCATAAGCTCcatgtccgaccagacgctcggccggtgaagcagaagAAGAGAGACTTTAGTGTTGAGCAGAATCTGATTATCCGGGAGGCGATTGAGAAGCtactggaggccgaccacatacgcgaggtttagttcccgagctagctcgctaatgtggtgttggtctccaagccagacAATAAATGGAGGgtatgcatcgacttccgggatcttaacaaagcgtgcccaa is drawn from Zingiber officinale cultivar Zhangliang chromosome 1B, Zo_v1.1, whole genome shotgun sequence and contains these coding sequences:
- the LOC122048399 gene encoding monothiol glutaredoxin-S9-like, which encodes MRKQGSITSDRSTLMAPESPSSSSASSSSSSGGEGAGVMQRMVAENPVVVVGRRGCCMCYVARRLLLGLGVNPAVCEFEETAAEADRVVDVEVPGGDLRRPMTLPAVFVGGRLLGGLDRLVAVHITGELVPILKEAGALWL
- the LOC122048389 gene encoding uncharacterized protein LOC122048389, producing the protein MDLFFRTKPVLWYSISEKKPLSVQAKGKPRSAVARGGSEKGTARGKSEEGEMDPKASAKSKRSHTQHGRASHPSPSAIAQRKKQSKEKKLEQSAGGGDGELKRTRRPSLPSNWDRYDDEDEVVESVGNPSATEVAPKSKGADFGYLLEQARSQQQERDKLAGLGLPLPSSSEEFPLGLWQGLSSILSVRGEGRLSLYNDDNFIIDDSEDSSISSEVPFLSIDLHAIDAQLSKLKLSDRLFLEADLFPEEQCVGELIEKKMSEQLENLVAREFKKDFAQSASADVDKTALFDNYQPQISAGNATELHSSKGWTSKETQTHNSDSSMFAASNPAEITTSKFEVAAAEADLDMLLDSLSKTKLSNASVDEPGSSRNATTSPIDDTMDSLLATTSSFVQEQKTQASTTKQGSVLISNRPSHVLGATLDGGANSLRTGAKLTLDDNIDDLLGETSIFVKNQKPRLPHGPSSGSKPLDDFDSWIDTL